The genomic interval AGTATGTGAACTTTGGTGGTTATACTACCGAGGCTTTTGTCATTTGCCCACAGAATGGTTCCTTTAGTTTGGATCCCAACAGGCTGCCTCCCTTGTTAAGGGATATGACCAGCCGTTTCCGGATCGACAGTTCCAGGATCTATCTGACCGGGTTGAGTGCAGGAGGAAATATCCTGGGCATGTTGGGTGGTTACTCCACTGCAGCCACGGATACCGCCATGAACAAATACATTTCGGCACAGTTTGCCCGTTCTCCCCACAATGGGAGCATGGTGCTGGATAGTGCCCACCGGGTTGGTCAACGCTGGAAAACTCCCACAGCTTTAATCTGTGGTGCAGTAAATGATGGTGGTACCGAAAACGCCTTCCGTCAGTTTTGTATCGATCTGCAGAACCGCCTTGACAACTATTACACAAATTCCTTTTATGAAGCTGTTGCCGGTTGGGGCCATAACAACTTTGATGTGACCTACGATACCGCCCGCCGGTATCCTTCGCTGGGCAATAGGAACTTCTATGAATGGTTGGCTCAATATACCAACACCTACGCTACTTCCTATAACGGGAATACCGGGAATAACCCGCCAACGGCTACGGCTGTGGCAGATAAAACCGTTTCCCTTCAAACCAGTTCCTTTACCATTTCAGGTTCAGGGGTAGATACAGATGGGAGCATAACTACTTACAACTGGACTAAAGTATCAGGTGGAACGGCCAATATCATCAATCCAGGAAGTCCAACTTCCACCGTCACCGGTTTTCAGGAAGGGACATATAAGTTTCGGTTAACGGTAACCGATAATGCCGGGGGCACCCATTTTGATGACATGTTGGTGCATGTGGTGGATAGTGGGCTATATAACACGTCCAATACGGATGCCTATACCTGCTCCAATGCCTTTCGGATCGTAGTGCTCGGTTCTTCCACTGCGCAAGGCGCAGGCTCGGTACCTTATTATGACAGTGCCTGGGCCGGGAAGTTCAGAACGTATATCCGTAGTAAGAATCCATCCATGGAATTGATCAACCTCGCTAACTCGGGGTATACATCTTATCATATCCTGCGTCCTACAGGCTATACTGCTCCTTCAGGTCGTCCAGCCGTGGATACAGCAAAAAATATTACCAAGGCCCTTAGCCTCAATCCGGATGCCATCATCATTAATCTGGCGTCCAATGATGCATACAATGGCTATACACTGGCCGAACAACAGGCCAATTTTGAGGCGACCATGGCTCTTGCCAATGCCGCCAATGTGCCTGTATGGGTTACCACCTCTCAGCCCCGGACAAGCATGATCGGGTCCAATATTCCTTTGTTGACCGCCTTTCGTGACTGGGTTTATACCCGGTTTGGAAGTAAGGCCATTAATTTTTGGGATGTTGTGAGCAATCTGGATAGTACCACCATCAATCCGATCTATTCGGCTGGTGATGGCATTCATATCAATAATTTAGGTCACCACGTATTGTATAAAAAAGTGGTGGAAGAACATATTCTGGACTCTTTATGTAACCGACTGAATGCTCCGGCTGCGAATATCGCTCCGGTGGCCAGCGCAGGGGCCAATCAAACTATCACCCTGCCGATCAGTGTGGTTACCCTTACGGGATCCGGAACGGATGCTGATGGAAGCATTGCTTCTTATAGCTGGACGAAAGTTTCCGGTGGCCCGGCCGTGATCGTCAGTGTTGGTTCAGCCGTTACCCTGGTTACCGGATTAACAGCGGGGACCTATGTGTTCCGTCTCACCGTAACTGATGATGACAATGCCACTGCTACAGCCAATGTTACTGTACAGGTGAACAATGCAGCTACTACAACTACTACTGCACCTACGGCCAATGCAGGTTTGGACCAAACCCTGGTGCTCCCTCAAAACTTTACCACCTTGTACGGTGGATGGCCTTCTTTTAGCAAAAAATCAGCTAACGGAGGACCGATCACCCAATGGAACTGGAGACAGATCTCCGGGCCCAACACCGCGATCTTAAGCAAATACGAAGAAAGAAACGTTTCGATATCTGCGGTTGACTCCGCTATCTTCCTCAAGGGACTAGCCCTTGGTACCTATGATTTTGAATTATCCATTACGGATAGTGCCGGTGGAACGGATAAGGATACCGTGCGGGTAACAGTGCAAAACTGTAACTATAACGCCACGCCCAAATCGATCACGATTTCCGCGGGTGTATATTGGCCCAAGGATGCAGCCGCCAATCACAATATCAGACCCGGTGATACCATCAAACTGAACGCGTCCACGATCAATGCCAATACCATTGACATCACGCTGGGAGGTTTTAATGGTTGCCAGGGACAGCCCGTTGTCATCATGCCGATCAATGGACAGGTGAATATGGGATACCTGCGTATAGCCAATCCAGGTGATGGCGCTGGTAATATCAAGGTGAGCTATCTCCACATCGATGGTAGCGGTGTTCCCAGCCAGAAATATGGTATACGCATGAAAGGGCTTGTGGTAGGAACTGCAGACCATGTGGAAGTAAATAATGTATCTATTACAAATTCCAACCAGATTGGTATTGCAACCGCAATTGCTGATAACGTGAACCTGGAAAGGTTATTCCCTGTTTTCTATCAGCGTGGACTTTATATTCACGATAACTATGTAGCCAACCATGCCAATGAGGGTATGTATATTGGAAGCACCAGTTACGGACCGGGTGGTTGGAACTATGGAAACCCCATTCAGGCACGGGGTGACAGTGTGTATGTTTACAACAATATCATTGAAAACACCGGATGGGATGCCATGCAGGTAGGTTCCTGTGGTTATTCTGAAATATTCAATAATTACACGAATGTATCGGGTACCTCAAATGTGGGTGGTCAGGTCAGTGGTATCAATATCGGTTCAGGTACTTACGGAAAAATGTATAACAACGTGATCCGTAAAGCAGCCGGGCAGGGTAGTGTGATCGCCGGATATGACAGCATTAAAGTGTATAATAACTACTTTGACAGCTGTTCTTATCTCAACACAACTGCCACCAATTTCCCCACGATCCTTTATTCATTTGGTAGCCATCACCAACCCGAGGCTGTTAACGCCCAACGACTGGTGATCACCAATAACTACTTCCGTAATCCCTACAATGCTGTTCGCGCCATTCAGATCACAGACTATAATAATCTGGCTGATCCTGGTCGCGTGGATTCCAACAAAGTATGTATGCCCAATCTGGGTTCGGTAAACCTCAGCAGTTTCATCTTTGTCAATGACAACCCGGGTAGTACAGCCATTGGAAATACAGCGGTTTGTACCTGGACTATACCTACTTTGCCTTTGGCACCGGTTTGCGGACCAACACTTGCAGATCCTTTACGCCAAAATTGTGGCAATACAGCCCCCAATCAGGCTCCCGTTGCGAATGCAGGAGCAAACCTGACCATTACCTTACCGGTGAATACCGTAACCCTGAATGGTAATGGTACCGATCCCGATGGGGTAGTTCAGGTGTATGCATGGAGAAAACTCACTGGCTCTACAGCCACTATAGTCAACCCTGCCTCTGCTCAAACTGCCGTGAATAGTCTGGTACAAGGTGTATATACGTTTGAGCTGACAGTAACCGACAACGGCGGACTTACTGATACGGATACCGTACAGGTAACAGTCAATGCGGCAGCTAACCAGGCTCCTGTTGCCAATGCCGGCCCCGATCGTACCATGACATTACCCACCAACAGCACAACGCTGAGTGGTTCGGGTACGGATCCGGATGGTTCTATCAGTGCTTATTTGTGGACCAAACTTACAGGCCCCACAACTTATACGCTTTCTTCAACCACGGTGGCGGTTCCAAACCTAACCAACCTGATTGAAGGTGTTTATACTTTCCAATTAAGAGTGACAGATAATGGCGGGCTGACCGATTTAGATACAGTCCAGGTAACCGTTTATGCCTCGATTCCTTCCAACCAGGTCCCGGTAGCCAATGCAGGTCCGGATAGAACGATTACCCTGCCAACCAGCAATACCACGCTGAATGGCTCGGGTACAGATACCGACGGTTCGATCAGCAGTTACCTATGGAGTAAATTGACTGGTCCCAATACCTATACCATTGTTTCACCCGCCAGTGCTGTTACGAATTTGTCGGGATTGGTTCAAGGAGTATATACGTTTGAAATAACAGTTATTGATAATGGAGGTTTGAGTGATAAGGATACCGTACAGGTAACCGTGAATGCAGCGCCTAACCAGGCACCTACTGCCAATGCGGGTCCTGACAGGAATATCACTTTGCCTACTAATAATACTACCCTGAATGGTTCAGGTACTGATCCGGACGGATCCATTGCTACCTACCAGTGGAGCAAGATTGCCGGACCTGGATCCTTTACCATTAACTCACCGGCAAGTGCGGTGACCAACATTACCAATCTGGTTCAGGGCATCTATCGCTTTGAATTGCGGGTGACCGATAATGGTGGATTAACCGACAGGGACACTGTTCAGGTAACCGTGAATGCTGCTGTAACTCCGACCAATCAGGCTCCCGTAGCCAATGCCGGAAACAACTTAACCATCACCCTGCCGATCCATTATTCTACTCTGACCGGTTCAGGTACAGATGCCGATGGTACCATTGCCGCCTATGCATGGAGAAAAATATCCGGACCTAACGAATACACCATTGTTAATGCATCCAGTGCAGTAACGGATGTGAACAGCATGGTGGCCGGGATATACCAGTATGAATTACGCGTAACGGATAACCAGGGTGCCTTTGGGTATGATACGGTTTCTGTAACGGTACTCGGTAACCCGAATACCAGACCCGGATTCCTGGAGTTCAAAGTCTACCCGAACCCTGCCACCGGCAATACAGCCAACCTGTATATGGCCTTTGACAGTACAGGTGAGAAGTATACGATCTGTGTATATTCAATGGTGGGCAAACGGGTATTCCAAAGCGAAACCCTGACAACCGTTCAGACGGGTGTCATCTACCCGCTGGATATTTCACGGTTAAGGAAAGGGGTGTATATCGTTCGACTTGTATTTGCTGATGAACGTCGAATATTTACCCGCTTCATCAAACAATAGAAATAGTAATTTCTTTGATACCCTAAAAGAGGCGCTGAAATTCAGCGCCTCTTTTTATTTTGGGAGGAGGATTATATCTGCCTAACTTCTAAAGGGTTTGTAAGACGGGTGGGTGGCCAGTTGCAACATGGGGCGATCGCCTTTGGAATCTCCATAGGCGAAAATTTCCTTGTATTCATCAAGGTTAAATTGTTCTTTTATACGAACCACTTTCTGATCCCCGTTGCAGTTTTTCCCTTCCAATTTTCCGGTAATGCGCTGGCCTTCTTCCGACAAAAGGCTTGAGATCAACCTTATTCCCATCTTCTCTGTCCAGGGATTGACCCATTGAAAAGCAGATGCCGAAACGATGACCACTTCATGGCCTTTATCCTGGTGCTCCTGCAAACGAGTAAGGGCAGCAGGTCTGATTAAGCCCGGGATCTTCTTCTCCCCAAAGGAATGACACAGTTCCTGAAAGTCGGAGGAAGAAAGCCCACCAAAAAAATGGCCAAGCAATCTTTCCTTTCCGGTTTGTGCATCTACCAATCCGGTTTTTACCGCGGTTAGGAGGGGAGACAGCCAACACATGCCTTTATAATACTGAAAGGGGCCTTTGCTGAAGCGTATCAACTCCAGCATGGTATCATGGGTAGTGATGGTACCATCGAAATCAAAAAAGGCAATTGTTTTCGTCACAATTTCTTCTTTTTGAACATGGATTCAGGAACAAGTTTGATGATCAGCATGATCCATTTCCAGAACCATTTCACATAGAGCACATTTTTTTTCTTCCGAATGGCCAG from Chitinophagales bacterium carries:
- a CDS encoding T9SS type A sorting domain-containing protein, translating into MKPIFRYLFLFSLIIGPGRQAYAQYGLFDSTTVNISVSGVYPLDALIYKPSDLATAPSNKRWPLIIFLHGVGEAGTNLSSLLGTGLPKKINQGQRPILKYVNFGGYTTEAFVICPQNGSFSLDPNRLPPLLRDMTSRFRIDSSRIYLTGLSAGGNILGMLGGYSTAATDTAMNKYISAQFARSPHNGSMVLDSAHRVGQRWKTPTALICGAVNDGGTENAFRQFCIDLQNRLDNYYTNSFYEAVAGWGHNNFDVTYDTARRYPSLGNRNFYEWLAQYTNTYATSYNGNTGNNPPTATAVADKTVSLQTSSFTISGSGVDTDGSITTYNWTKVSGGTANIINPGSPTSTVTGFQEGTYKFRLTVTDNAGGTHFDDMLVHVVDSGLYNTSNTDAYTCSNAFRIVVLGSSTAQGAGSVPYYDSAWAGKFRTYIRSKNPSMELINLANSGYTSYHILRPTGYTAPSGRPAVDTAKNITKALSLNPDAIIINLASNDAYNGYTLAEQQANFEATMALANAANVPVWVTTSQPRTSMIGSNIPLLTAFRDWVYTRFGSKAINFWDVVSNLDSTTINPIYSAGDGIHINNLGHHVLYKKVVEEHILDSLCNRLNAPAANIAPVASAGANQTITLPISVVTLTGSGTDADGSIASYSWTKVSGGPAVIVSVGSAVTLVTGLTAGTYVFRLTVTDDDNATATANVTVQVNNAATTTTTAPTANAGLDQTLVLPQNFTTLYGGWPSFSKKSANGGPITQWNWRQISGPNTAILSKYEERNVSISAVDSAIFLKGLALGTYDFELSITDSAGGTDKDTVRVTVQNCNYNATPKSITISAGVYWPKDAAANHNIRPGDTIKLNASTINANTIDITLGGFNGCQGQPVVIMPINGQVNMGYLRIANPGDGAGNIKVSYLHIDGSGVPSQKYGIRMKGLVVGTADHVEVNNVSITNSNQIGIATAIADNVNLERLFPVFYQRGLYIHDNYVANHANEGMYIGSTSYGPGGWNYGNPIQARGDSVYVYNNIIENTGWDAMQVGSCGYSEIFNNYTNVSGTSNVGGQVSGINIGSGTYGKMYNNVIRKAAGQGSVIAGYDSIKVYNNYFDSCSYLNTTATNFPTILYSFGSHHQPEAVNAQRLVITNNYFRNPYNAVRAIQITDYNNLADPGRVDSNKVCMPNLGSVNLSSFIFVNDNPGSTAIGNTAVCTWTIPTLPLAPVCGPTLADPLRQNCGNTAPNQAPVANAGANLTITLPVNTVTLNGNGTDPDGVVQVYAWRKLTGSTATIVNPASAQTAVNSLVQGVYTFELTVTDNGGLTDTDTVQVTVNAAANQAPVANAGPDRTMTLPTNSTTLSGSGTDPDGSISAYLWTKLTGPTTYTLSSTTVAVPNLTNLIEGVYTFQLRVTDNGGLTDLDTVQVTVYASIPSNQVPVANAGPDRTITLPTSNTTLNGSGTDTDGSISSYLWSKLTGPNTYTIVSPASAVTNLSGLVQGVYTFEITVIDNGGLSDKDTVQVTVNAAPNQAPTANAGPDRNITLPTNNTTLNGSGTDPDGSIATYQWSKIAGPGSFTINSPASAVTNITNLVQGIYRFELRVTDNGGLTDRDTVQVTVNAAVTPTNQAPVANAGNNLTITLPIHYSTLTGSGTDADGTIAAYAWRKISGPNEYTIVNASSAVTDVNSMVAGIYQYELRVTDNQGAFGYDTVSVTVLGNPNTRPGFLEFKVYPNPATGNTANLYMAFDSTGEKYTICVYSMVGKRVFQSETLTTVQTGVIYPLDISRLRKGVYIVRLVFADERRIFTRFIKQ
- a CDS encoding HAD family hydrolase, translating into MTKTIAFFDFDGTITTHDTMLELIRFSKGPFQYYKGMCWLSPLLTAVKTGLVDAQTGKERLLGHFFGGLSSSDFQELCHSFGEKKIPGLIRPAALTRLQEHQDKGHEVVIVSASAFQWVNPWTEKMGIRLISSLLSEEGQRITGKLEGKNCNGDQKVVRIKEQFNLDEYKEIFAYGDSKGDRPMLQLATHPSYKPFRS